The proteins below are encoded in one region of Hordeum vulgare subsp. vulgare chromosome 3H, MorexV3_pseudomolecules_assembly, whole genome shotgun sequence:
- the LOC123444442 gene encoding uncharacterized protein LOC123444442: MERGLALLGLGLALLLLAPSRRLASAAPVEDGLLINGDFETAPPGGFVKSSSVSEGAAIPSWTINGTVELISAGQHQGGMILIVPQGDHAVRLGNDAGIGQVVQVEKGSEYAITFSAARTCAQLESLNISAGSISQTVDLQTLYSIEGWDAYALAFQAVDEQANIEFRNPGMEDDPTCGPILDNVAIKKLFSPDKAKENMVINGDFEEGPWMFPNTSFGVLLPTNLDEQTSALPGWMIESNRAVRFIDSEQYTVPQGKRAIELLSGKEGIISQMVETTPQKAYILTFTLGSAGDSCQPPMAVMAFAGDQAQNFHYSPMGNATSQAVNVNFTARAERSRVALYSVYYNTRSDDHSSLCGPVIDDVRVWGLNGAAGLKASIGMLIAMVSVIVLVLF; the protein is encoded by the exons atggagcgaGGGCTCGCATTGCTGGGGCTGGGGCTGGCGCTGCTTCTGCTGGCGCCCTCTCGCCGCCTGGCCTCGGCCGCTCCGGTGGAGGACG GCCTGCTCATCAATGGCGATTTTGAGACAGCACCGCCTGGTGGTTTCGTcaaatcttcttctgtttctgaGGGCGCAGCGATCCCAAGCTGGACGATCAATGGAACAGTTGAGCTCATTTCCGCAGGCCAGCACCAGGGTGGCATGATCCTTATTGTTCCACAAG GGGATCATGCCGTACGGCTAGGGAATGATGCAGGCATTGGGCAGGTGGTGCAGGTTGAGAAGGGCTCCGAGTATGCAATCACATTCAGTGCCGCCCGGACCTGCGCGCAGCTGGAGTCACTGAATATCTCCGCTGGGAGCATATCGCAGACAGTCGACTTGCAGACACTGTACAGCATAGAAGGCTGGGATGCATATGCACTGGCTTTCCAAGCAGTGGATGAGCAGGCCAACATTGAATTTAGGAACCCTGGCATGGAGGACGACCCAACCTGCGGGCCTATCCTTGACAACGTGGCCATCAAGAAGCTCTTCTCCCCCGACAAAGCAAAGG AGAACATGGTGATCAATGGAGACTTTGAGGAGGGGCCATGGATGTTTCCAAACACAAGCTTCGGCGTCCTGCTCCCGACAAACCTTGACGAGCAGACATCGGCCTTACCAGGGTGGATGATCGAATCGAACCGCGCAGTCCGCTTCATCGACTCCGAGCAGTACACTGTTCCCCAGGGGAAGCGCGCCATTGAGCTTCTCTCCGGCAAGGAGGGCATCATCTCGCAGATGGTTGAGACGACCCCTCAGAAGGCGTACATCCTGACGTTCACGCTGGGCTCGGCAGGCGATTCGTGCCAGCCACCAATGGCCGTCATGGCATTCGCAGGCGATCAGGCCCAGAACTTCCACTACTCCCCTATGGGCAATGCCACGAGTCAGGCCGTGAACGTCAACTTCACAGCGCGCGCCGAGAGGTCACGCGTTGCGCTCTACAGCGTCTACTACAACACGAGAAGCGACGACCACAGCTCGCTGTGTGGGCCGGTGATCGACGACGTCCGTGTCTGGGGCTTGAATGGGGCTGCTGGGTTGAAGGCGAGCATCGGGATGCTTATTGCCATGGTTAGTGTCATCGTTCTCGTGCTGTTCTGA